The segment atcaataaaagaaaaaaatatgaattttttgttaCGTTGTGTATAATAGAAAGGGTCTAAGCTAAGGCCATAAAGGGACGACATTGTTGACGTCTGAAAGGGCAATTATAGAACATAATTATGAAGGTcagaaatgaattttatatgtttgacTAGACGagctaaagaaatataataaagcctGTAATGTCCCCAAAGACTATGTACGGATCACAAAAAATTCCTACTTTGGCACCCCTCGGCAGGCGATAAACAAAATTCGAGTGCTCTGGCCACCTGTGGTCTCATCTTTGATATATAAgtcattataaaagtaataattcaattattattattattggcgggttttattatttgttttatttttgaatgtatttttatttaataagtatgtTAACTCCCAAGAACATTTCCCATAACTATCCAGTGTAAAACCTAATttgtatcataatattttggtttcaaatagaaaattaaatggaGAGCCAAAACTAAGAGATGTGGAGCCAAAAACATAGCTATAACAGTCGTgtcacaatattataataaagtataagttTCAACTTACAACTTCACGAAATTGTGGGCCCAAGTTAAGATATTGGTTACCggggaaataaaaaaattcttagcaCAGCGTGTATGTTATAACCtagcttttttttaacttcattatgtttttaaaaaaataatcaaacaatGAGATAGAGGTaactgattttttaattatttttctttttagtaaGCAACATcagtacaatatattatgttatgtataattgtaattcagctctatgaaaatataacaaatgtatagAAATCTAATGGGAATGTTATGGTAAATCCTGACAAAAAGATCACCGAACTATAAAAGTTAGATCGAATGAAATGCGGTGTGTATTTTAGTAGGcgctataaacatttaaactttttaacattCAGACTTGCTAACGACTCATTGCAAAAAGAACTCTTACAGGCAATCTCTAAGTTATGGTTAAAgcaattagtttaaaaatcatttgtgattatacaaaaacgtattaactaaataaatattacatgacaaaacgtaataaagtataataagtatataatactacatacatatattgtaactaTACATGActtaaagcaaaaataaaattaacccaGACGATTTCGACCTTTTTCTGATAGCAAATCGTTCCATAGTGCCATGACGGGGTGGTAAAATTGTTACTGTATTTAGTGTAACTTAATAATACCttgagaatattattattttaaggaagATTATACATAGTCAGAACAAAACTAAAACTagacaaaatttcaaaatgtatgacatatttttttaacagaattcaaaattcaagacttttttttttttaccaatgtttttcataaatgCGTACAGCTtcctaatttttattaatagatttgCTGTGAAAAAAGTAactgttaattatttaaattctgaacataaagaaaaaaagtcTTCTCAACAAATAGATGTGCAACTTTCTTCTAAATAGCAAGTttcatattatactttttattaaaataacaggttagtattacaatttttgtatttaaaatcgttGGTAtcgtcttaaataaaaatgttctttgttttttacCGTAGGTCTTGGAAATTACATTAAGGTCTCTGGAAAGGCTTGAGTTGGACAGTTTCATTAATGACAGTATTATTGTTTAGTttaccaaaattttaaattatttcgaaGTTGTTCGTaagatttttgaataaaattatgtaacctCTAGATGGACACAAATTACAATTTCGAAGATTCTcactttaattatacatttaaaataaaataataatgactaacacatttaattttacttatttacttgtggatatttgttatatatggtACTCATTATTTTCATGAGATCGTTTAATCAcaactgtttaattttaacgtgATTAACACATTACTTCCAGATTATTTGTAAGTCAAATGTGAGTTATGTTAAATGTTCAAACAttgaaaacttttgttttgaaatagaaTATACTAGTGCCTTGAGTCAGTACCCTATTTTAAACACTGCTGTTTGTATtagctatttttaataagcagGCGTTAGTTTAATGGAGttgtaaaaattacttttattacctattaaaagaatttaatagtttgataaataaaaacccctgacattggcaaaatattccactaCTTTAATGTAAATGAAGCCAaaccataataattaaaactcttACAATTTACCTAACTTGCTTAGATTATATCattcatgtatttttatgtttttttagatGCTGCTAAAAATTTTACGGGAgtcttgaaataaaactaaatgccAAAGAAAAAACCTCTCAGCAAttcatggattcaccgtgcggttGCCGGGTCCATCACGTTGCAAGCTctgtgcctgggacttgcgactcaGGTGTGGGTTTAAGGGGCCACTATCTAAGGCGCGTTagacgctcacctccaccgtccactTGATAATCTCCTACGTGTTTTCTCCGTacagttttcaaaattatatgagaATTCGTTAATTGCAAAATATGTTCCAAATTCAATGTGAATGAAGCCTAGCATCAAAATGATTATTAGAATCTTCACAAATAACAaggttgtaaatatttgacgCGTAAAAGgagtgacaattttttttttaataatttgatttgtaTCGCAAATTAACTTTTGCAGAAATAATGATATCCCAGATTTTGTGAGTTCTCATAAgcgttttatatgaataccaCACAACCTAAACTCTTTTTatccataaaataattatagaaatgtaaaaaattatcattgttaacattcaaatgaaaaaaatatatggttcAAAGGTAATGGtagataataattcaaataccaGCTATCAAgtttcatttttcttgtttccaagttttttattgtaacaccAACACAtgcatttataattcataccAGGagccagccccggcttcgcaaagactttttacaaaaaatataagaaagcctagttaatttttagaattattaaacttatattatgataactttcaaatggtacgcccgatttaaataatttaaaaagtaatttacagatatcgatgaaacttaaaaacgaattaatttattctgataagacttaataccgtatctATGTAactagctttccaataaacccTTTAGGaatgagaattttaaaatgttgtaaattggatatagtatgttatccttaaggtatagacatataccatcgcggacttttctgtttacacacaaatcaatacaaaaccttaacaaattatatattaaaacctttctcgagaatcacgctatcgattGGTGAAAACCGCTTGACAATTGGTTCACtagtttttctgtttattgcgaacagacagacagaaagACGCGGTGGggtacttatttttataatatgtatagacATAGCTAGTCATTGATATTTTGACAGtcagttttaaacaaaaatatcataaattgaAACAATGCAAACAAggccttatttatttattacttcatgAACTAAATTTCTTGAACTTATAAATCTTCAAGTATGTTGCAAACTAAATAAACGTATCTAATGGCTTAACATTTTCAATGTctgacttttttatttaagcaaaattaacaccataaaatattatatctacgTGTACCTGTTTTTTATACAAGattttctgttaattttttatgtatacagAACTtagtaaaacattttcttttcttaacATAGTtcgtataatttatgttaaagacTAAATAACAGATCAATTGTAACTCCTCAGACAATccacattgaaatatttggtCGACCGTTGTGaagaaatcaatataaataaacgttaAAGCGACGGcagttattatatacaaaactattaaactaaaattagaTATTTAGTAACTgcgtaatttattactttttaggTTACTTAGATTCACCTTCAAGCTATAATCAAGTTTTAAGCAATTGCCAGCACTAAAAAGCATACAACCATTCAACTTCGCTgacatttgatatttaaaataaaagaaaaatagtcAATCTACGtactcatataattatttcttcgaACTGGATATCAGCTATCAAACTGCcaacgatttatttaaaatcatttaaattacgcAATTCTGAgtttaaaactacaaaaagacgataaaataaaataatattattaaagaaattacgAAATATGAGccatattttgtacatatgtacataaatttttaatcatcctattttttcttacaaatagCGCCTTGAGCTATGATTGAGTCATGATGTTGTATAATCACCTATATCATAATAGCTTTtactttagaaaaataatatatataacatatcaaagatatacaaaaaattatctagataaaatttaaagcggACGGGactagcaaaaaaaataccctTGTcgaccttaaaaaaaaactaccaaaaataaatcttcaaaACTAGTCAATAAAGCGTGTGGTCATAGTGTAAAGATGTTTTGCACCCACAGGCCCCAAGAACTAGTTTCGTTTCGTTTTGTTAAATGTCAACAGCTATTATTACAACCGGCGAGAGGTCACTCTGAATATGTTCTGTAGTCGCAATCACAAATCACATGTATTTGAAACGCTGAACTTTGATGAAGCAAATGATTTTCAACATTCGTTTTAACAGCGCTTaagttatataacttattGACGGCCTCTCCGTTTGACAATTATGTGTGCttgttaatttagtttttatttcaacaaatgaATTTTAAGCATTAATTTTGTCTTACTTATCTAGTAAAAAAAGAAGCTATCAGTAAAGTAGCGAAATAACATCTgcttagtatatataatataaaattgtttgttgtttttacgCTTCAGtagcaattaaaatgttatctaccttttttatattcatatacaaatCACACATATACCatgtgtgatttttttaaattaatttaatgattttttatgaatttttgatacatatctataaataataggcTAATTAATGATGTGAGTGCTActcttttaatgtaaaaaaatattataacaccgTGTACTTTTCTAAAACTTTATGTATGAGTTAAAAAgtgaataaatcaaaaatttattaatatccttGGTtctgtttatatgaaataaagtatgtTTACCTACTTTTcgaaatgtataattatttactgtatgtaaataaaaaaatgatgaggggatataagataataaaatgcagattttaaaaaatctctttaaataaatgtaaaaaaagttatatacaaaatcaatacaaaacatCATTGCGACCCTCTGATAATCAAGCAAAGTATGAGCAAGCACCGAAATCAATCTTATTAGAACATATTAGTCTATTTAGcctcatttaattaaaaataactttgtattttatttcacacaaaTTCGACTGATCTCTATGCTCACcattactttgttttattattacattcaaattatttatacacatttattaaTCCCAGTTACATTTGTtgggaataataaattataaggctATTATTGTTGCGGTTGAGGGGGAGCGGTTGCAAGGAAGTCCAGAGCACGTTGGATGTCAGCGGGGATTGGAGGTGGTGTGGGGAGGATTGAACCCTGGGGTTGGTATCCCTTCTCATTTGCAATGTACGTCAGTTGGATACTGCTTCCATCTTCGCTGGGATATTGGAATTGTCCTTGGATTTGCAGAGCTGGTTCTTCAGCGCCAATATCCTTTAGGCCTCCGCTGGCTTCAGCAGCTATACCGTTTCCGGTTTCAAAAGAATACTGGAAGGAACCATCGGGGTTGCTTTGACTGTCCTGACGAAGAATTGGGATCGGTTCCGATGGGGCTTGAGGGGCGGCGAAGGCAACCGCCAAGAGGGAAAGAgcaatctataaaaaaaagataaaacaaaagattagATCCTGTCACCATTGTATTGATCACTAAACACGTCACACGCACTAACACTTACGATGATTTTcatgttgttttgtttaatgttgaATGCACTAGACAATGTTGGTGTTAGAGTGTTATCGGTATATATACAGTGGTTACCGTACCGCCTCCACTCCCGGTCAATGTTGCACCATAGCAAGCGTCAAAATAATTCGACTTTATTATGTGAAAGCTTACCTATTCATACGTTAGCATgacagttaaatattatttacaattatttaacctCGTACTTtctttgcaataaatattgatgcgtacaataaaacttttaaatattcaaaataatgccAATCCTTAGACACGgtagacaaaaataataatttattaacgatattatcataatatgtatattaaaaacaacaatataatataccttTTAGAAAAAGAAGTTGTCCTTGAATAAATTAccaattatgttaaaataaatactaggAGTAACAGCTATCctaaaaacaagttttttttattataaatatataataaatgtattttctttcgttatatttgaatatttatcgaccaaaatgatatttaaaactgaaagcattattaaattgatacaaATTCCAgtaccaaataataaatagtatcatataataaaatataaaaagaatatatattttttataaaaaaataaaatataattttatagaaaaatgcagtattaaaaactcaacgaatgattttatataatcactCTTACaacaacatacaaaaaatatatcgcgtcgtcacgatatgATTCGGGAAATTATACATGAAGGGGTTAGCCTTACAGGAGCCAGAGCTCAAAGAGAAATAACGAGCTGTTAAGAGGTTTTGTGACTGAAGGCACCAGATCTATAAAATCAAAGATCAAGCCTTACTGTATCTTTAAAGGGGCTCTTGATTTGACTATATTGATGGATATATAtgtgaaacaatataaaatacaacaggATATTTGTGAGTAAGCTTCCAGTCCagacatatttctgtattcgcCAATTTTAAACCATGTTGTactgatagagcttacggttttTTGGGGAACCGACATCTCCAAAGGCCATGCCATCAAagtcaataattattaagagctcactaacgaactaaCTGAGaatataacagctaaatctctctacaacctactaaaagacttatGCCTGTTCAGAACCAATATCAGCTCATTATTAGAAAGCACTTCGGAGGCAGATTTAGTagattcgtttcaaatttggttacgCAGAGAAGAGAGCGTTTAACGAGCGTTAGATAAGGGccctttaaacctacacctggatcGCAACTGCCAGGCAATGTTCCAGACAtaaagctcctctccttgcaacgcgatggacccatCACCCGCACTTTAAAAACATGGAATTTTGAAATGCTTCATCTCTATTTACTAAAAGTTCTCTTTAAcaggatataatttattgattcaaAACAATTTGGTCGCCTGATACCAAAAATTTaccaaactttattaaaattgtctgAATTACTCAGCCGTGAACAGTGTTGGAAAGAAATCTTCACTAtaataaataggttttataatttaagtaccAATTCATTTAGCAGCAAATAGTATGACTACTCGTTGAAATTTATCTCACAGGTCGACTCATTAAAAGGcgtcatacattttttataaggttGTATACCAGACATTCTGTTTCTCAAAAGTGATTAATCGACACCTACTATTGCATATGTTGATGTCCTATTCTTCAATAGCAAAGCAATCACATTGAAATCGAATATGAAAGGTCAAAGTTTACAAATCATgctgacatatattttaatggttcCACAGGCTAACTACCTGAAAATAGTAAGAATAATTAAccaaatctaaaaaatatatcaagtaataaactgttttataacattattttataaatttttcgtaCACTTTGTGTCACCAATCActgagttttaaaaaaattctatgatTAATTGTCAAACAACTCACTGGGATGTTGTTTTTGGAATCTGAAGTTCAGAAGCAGGTTAAGGGCTCTCAGCGAGACGAGGTCAAGGCAATCGTAGAGCCTTCTGGTAATACCACTACAGATGTTAAACGGGTTTGCCTGTTTAcggtagttataaaatttaaatttgggaCATAAGTATATActcatatgtatgttttttttatgtttaaggaTGACAAtgcaacataaaaatttatgtttaaattccAAATCCTTTACTTTTGTAAGTCTTTTCatttatgtcatattttacagtgttaaattattgaagtatTACATTAACCagttactttaaatatgtcaGCTTGGAATCATTTTAGTTTGACGGATTAATCCTAcacaaaagaattaaatatttattcataataagataaaaattataaaacaagaaataaccataaaaattaacatcaagACTAAAATAAACCAAAGGTCAGCaagctattataattaaataaaaatatactatcatAAACGTCAAGTATCTGACTCCGAATTTCAggtataagtaaataataatactcatattttcaagaaatatcggtaataattttatctagaCATTgtcttaaactaaaaatatatattttttgtcaccttaaatatattgaagaaatatttattttgatttcattttaaagaatCGTAATTAAAACATACCTAAAATAATTAGAACAGCTTTTATAGGTAAAAGCATACTAATAAGCAAGTgcttattagtaaaatataaactgaaaagttttcattgtgtataaaaatatataatgtaattccTTTTGACAACAAGTGCAGGCtatcttataatatgaatgtaaATGTGAAAGTTTTCGTCTGTGACAAGCAGACGCTAAACATTCAATTTGAATAATGGTTTGCAGacaatttgattataatatacatttgaaaaaaaaagttagggAAAGTTCAGGCGGATTGAGTTCAAggtcaatgaaatatttaattttacttcatatttaaaagtaattttataaagatttagtGAACGGTCATACATGATTTATCtcggtattataaaaatatttaatacaaacaattgTTTGAGGACAAAATTGGTGAAGGAAAATGCTTATCCTATGAGatatccatttttttttctttattattaatcaatattcacaatgcattttatatgatatgaaattaaagaattttctaTTCAAATGAATTTATCGTTTCCATATTGTTTACTATAAAGCAGTATAGAGCATCTTACAAAATACTTGACcccattaaatatacataaaaataaagctagtgtttttatttacacttaaaatatatatatatttactaaaaaacaCCTTATTGgtgtaataactttaaagcaccaataaaataatagtataatggtaaaaaaagaatgtttttaatttgttaaataaataatgttatttggaacgtaaatattatataactaatttcgttacaataaacattagaattaaatttaaataatactggaaagataaaatatttaaaatagattgcCCTAGAAGGGGTTCCGTATTGAAAAACCATTAGTTTCCGTTAATACTGAagatgagattaaaaaaaatatgtcattggAAGGTAGTAGGGCTGGTATTAggaggaaaattaaaatatctaagtccacatatataaaaatagctttatgtaaaaaattgctAAACAGTCTCATTCAATCTAGATAACTCAACATACTCATTCCTgtgaacagaaaaaaaatgtatgatcaTTTGAAAATCCTAATTAATAAAGCATTTTCAACTCAAATGTATGTTAATGCAGTTCCATTTCCAACGTGAAACtattgttaatgaaattaaaattatttttggaaaCGAAAGaatcgtttttaaaattaaatattcaaaatctaCATTTGAATATTGTGTTCTGTCTACGAACATTACACGAGAATGAAAGCGAAAGCAAGAGTTTAACATTACATATGATCCGAGAGTCACACGTCGAAGGTGcgctttaaattaacttttgctAGTTATATGGATGTTTCTTCCACTCCTTTGTTGAATTATGTCATAAGAAGACCGAATCACGAAATGgggaatattaaaacaataacattttaaatcagttatcaatatattttatatcagttatttaaatatttctcaataatgataaatacaataataa is part of the Danaus plexippus chromosome 11, MEX_DaPlex, whole genome shotgun sequence genome and harbors:
- the LOC116765483 gene encoding endocuticle structural glycoprotein SgAbd-8-like, producing the protein MKIIIALSLLAVAFAAPQAPSEPIPILRQDSQSNPDGSFQYSFETGNGIAAEASGGLKDIGAEEPALQIQGQFQYPSEDGSSIQLTYIANEKGYQPQGSILPTPPPIPADIQRALDFLATAPPQPQQ